A window of the Dioscorea cayenensis subsp. rotundata cultivar TDr96_F1 chromosome 14, TDr96_F1_v2_PseudoChromosome.rev07_lg8_w22 25.fasta, whole genome shotgun sequence genome harbors these coding sequences:
- the LOC120276514 gene encoding uncharacterized protein LOC120276514, giving the protein MLNNATHHLSRILLLLQLPKKKHQTITPTTRRRRRRRRRSLTSSSSSSSASPPMQMQTPSTGEQQDDDDNNIKKSIYHYHTVTKHSYPSSYAPGPHNLDWSNQPNPFLRFLSSPSISLPHPSSPSPSPHYPLLFSSSFPSPPLPFSILSLSYLLFHSLSLSAWKSTSFSTWSLRVNPSSGNLHPTESHLISPSLPPSHPPFIAHYSPKDHSLQLRSFLPSPLVPNSLLLAFSSVLWREAWKYGERAFRYCNHDVGHAIAAAAISAASLGWDSRLLDSLSHSDLDSLLAIKATYPPPPPQFPDRPVRGRFPWIEAQHPDCVLALFPFGSDVSIDYSALRDAISRLSDLEWLGKPAPLSKDHVCWDLIYKTAEAVKKPYTPSDGFSVNPFRPSGLISKALYKDFTVWDVVRKRRSAVDMDGVHVMERDTFYQILLHCLPSGELGPEEKQGKQFALPFRVLTWDAEVHAVLFVHSVAGLPRGLYFLVRNEDHFESLKRAMRQEFEWDRPTGCPAGLPLYRLAKGDCQELAKQLSCHQEIASDGCFSLGMVARFDPVLREKGAWMYPRLFWESGVLGQVLYLEAHAVGISATGIGCYFDDAVHQILGLDGLEFQSLYHFTIGSPVLDKRIMSLPAYPGPDIDA; this is encoded by the exons ATGCTAAACAACGCCACTCACCATCTTTCTCgaatccttcttcttctccaactccCAAAAAAAAAGCACCAAACCATCACCCCAACcaccagaagaagaagaagaagaagaagaagaagcctcacttcctcctcctcatcctcttcaGCATCGCCACCCATGCAAATGCAAACTCCTTCCActggagaacaacaagatgacGACGATAACaacattaagaaaagcatataCCACTACCACACTGTAACCAAACACTCATACCCATCTTCCTACGCCCCCGGACCTCACAACCTCGATTGGTCCAACCAACCAAACCCTTTCCTCCGCTTCCTTTCCTCTCCATCCATCTCTCTTCctcatccttcttctccttctccttctcctcactatcctcttctcttctcttcctccTTTCCATCCCCACCCCTCCCCTTCTCCATCCTTTCCCTTTCTTATCTCCTCTTCcactccctctccctctccgcCTGGAAATCCACCTCCTTTTCTACCTGGTCCCTCCGTGTCAACCCCTCCAGCGGCAACCTCCATCCCACCGAATCCCACCTCATTTCCCCCTCCCTTCCCCCTTCTCATCCCCCTTTCATTGCCCATTACTCCCCCAAGGATCACTCCCTCCAACTCCGCTCCTTCCTCCCTTCTCCCCTCGTTCCCAACTCCCTCCTCCTCGCCTTCTCTTCCGTCCTCTGGCGCGAAGCCTGGAAGTATGGCGAGCGTGCCTTCCGCTACTGCAACCACGACGTCGGCCACGCCATCGCTGCCGCTGCCATCTCCGCCGCCTCCCTTGGCTGGGACTCTCGCCTCCTCGACTCTCTCTCCCACTCCGACCTCGATTCCCTCCTCGCTATCAAGGCTACCTACCCGCCTCCTCCTCCTCAGTTCCCTGACCGCCCCGTCCGCGGACGGTTCCCTTGGATCGAGGCCCAGCATCCTGACTGCGTCCTTgctctctttccttttggttCGGATGTTTCTATTGATTACTCCGCTCTCCGGGATGCTATCTCGAGGCTTTCGGATCTTGAGTGGCTTGGCAAGCCGGCTCCCCTCAGCAAAGACCATGTTTGCTGGGATCTTATCTACAAGACTGCGGAGGCCGTCAAGAAGCCTTACACTCCCTCTGATGGATTCTCCGTCAATCCTTTCCGCCCCAGCGGGCTGATATCCAAGGCTTTGTACAAGGATTTCACTGTTTGGGATGTGGTCAGGAAGCGGAGGAGTGCTGTGGATATGGACGGGGTTCATGTGATGGAAAGGGATACTTTCTACCAGATTTTGTTGCATTGTCTTCCCTCTGGAGAGCTCGGGCCAGAGGAGAAGCAGGGGAAGCAATTTGCATTGCCGTTCAGGGTCTTGACTTGGGATGCTGAGGTGCATGCAGTGTTGTTTGTGCATAGTGTGGCTGGCTTGCCGCGGGGATTGTATTTCCTCGTAAGAAATGAAGATCATTTTGAGAGTCTCAAGCGAGCTATGAGGCAGGAGTTTGAGTGGGATAGACCAACAGGCTGCCCTGCTGGATTACCACTCTATAGACTTGCCAAGGGTGATTGTCAGGAGCTCGCCAAGCAGTTGTCTTGCCATCAG GAAATCGCCTCTGATGGATGCTTCAGCTTGGGCATGGTAGCTCGCTTTGATCCGGTATTGCGTGAAAAGGGTGCTTGGATGTATCCTCGTTTGTTCTGGGAGTCTGGTGTTCTTGGTCAAGTTTTGTACCTTGAAGCGCATGCAGTTGGCATATCTGCCACTGGAATCGGTTGCTACTTTGATGATGCAG TGCATCAAATTCTTGGACTGGATGGGTTAGAGTTCCAGAGCCTTTATCATTTCACCATTGGAAGCCCTGTGCTGGACAAAAGAATAATGAGTCTACCTGCGTATCCAGGTCCAGATATTGATGCATAA
- the LOC120276523 gene encoding uncharacterized protein LOC120276523, translated as MRRGERGTERARKVWGATAAVEIGSRVFPLRGPLGPMPSVGTRRSTRVFVPKAVAKPGGSGRNLRSGKRVALSEHLGKKSDRDADEWFGVFGGNGGEAGLRWWRSDEEAEDLSEADSISIEQVADQSSESACLEALDNMPDRKLFGIVFSRKRKRSRLEKDSSDRKYGIVFTRKPRKKRLKWASLVEEILETREARISEHYDVLSGIATTDWGLRIGDSARDFAEKVGIIEGDVVFRSCHPLMLTVLIDSGRSSSSHFAAFFSLVLRWLGRAEQRFQEFVSFLFSGSIANVFSRHGIHFLPLEHLKFEVFPRGSGSPCGLCLIYGSSDFVPLVSLDFSALPTYFKSLHLKIAFSSLYVPSCLRIFLRALNGKVRNVGGFEGNDSQVPLESSCSGNELGASALPIVKRDMASGTFKPMPMVGRNALIVHGLRMMKHQRKRSSLRHSRIWNPSPLELRGGALSSDQNGSRMKPHQANGNVLSCREGIDVSSPHGSNKRLSKSVKRSTADRIKEIRMRAALANVKDNIDSERCNVNILVTTADRCWRVVGAEVMLELSSTNTWCLAVKSQGFVQYMHKPQELRPPVVNRFTHDYMWSGEEGWKLEFIDRWDWLVFKELHVECQQRNVGDVPSKVIPVPVAQEVLSYEDDTSALFSRPDAYIMMMADEVERAMTSEVSCYDMDSGDEKWLEQLNARSLSADLDLPSDDNFEKIIFALEKEAYSHPDDNFDLDKALHICQGLGNRDLVAAVYDYWLEKRKQKGAALVKVFQGQPVRRPRLLQQHFLRKKRSFKRQRSQDGRGRIDYFFEDGAKQEAHRRVQDAEAAAKRAVDAAIRLRSRAQLYMANAELAAYKSAMALKLAEAISVSASPDLTSSILE; from the exons ATGAGAAGAGGGGAGCGGGGAACTGAACGGGCGCGGAAGGTGTGGGGAGCTACGGCTGCGGTGGAGATAGGGTCAAGGGTGTTCCCGTTGCGTGGCCCCCTGGGGCCGATGCCGTCGGTCGGTACGAGGCGTTCTACCAGGGTGTTCGTGCCCAAGGCTGTTGCCAAACCTGGAGGTTCCGGTAGGAACCTCCGCTCCGGCAAGCGCGTTGCCCTCTCTGAACACCTTGGAAAAAAGTCTGATCGGGACGCTGATGAATGGTTTGGGGTTTTTGGAGGCAACGGCGGTGAGGCGGGCTTGCGTTGGTGGAGATCGGATGAAGAGGCCGAGGACCTATCGGAAGCGGATTCGATCTCGATCGAACAAGTTGCTGATCAGTCGTCAGAATCTGCTTGTCTCGAGGCGTTGGATAACATGCCTGATCGGAAATTATTTGGGATCGTGTTCAGCCGGAAGCGGAAGAGGTCGCGGTTGGAGAAGGATTCGAGCGACAGAAAGTATGGAATCGTTTTTACGCGGAAACCGAGAAAGAAAAGGCTAAAGTGGGCATCTTTGGTGGAGGAGATCTTGGAAACAAGAGAAGCAAGAATAAGTGAGCACTATGATGTTCTTAGTGGAATTGCAACTACAGACTGGGGGCTCAGGATAGGGGATTCTGCGCGGGATTTCGCGGAAAAGGTGGGCATTATTGAAGGGGATGTCGTATTTCGTTCTTGTCATCCATTGATGCTCACCGTGCTCATAGATTCTGGTCGGAGTAGCTCATCTCACTTTGCCGCTTTCTTTTCCTTAGTGCTGAGATGGCTGGGGAGGGCTGAACAGAGATTTCAAGAATTCGTATCCTTTCTGTTCTCCGGATCAATTGCTAATGTTTTCTCTCGTCATGGCATTCATTTCTTGCCCCTTGAGCATTTGAAATTT GAGGTTTTTCCCAGGGGAAGTGGTTCTCCTTGCGGACTTTGCTTGATATACGGTTCTTCGGATTTTGTACCCCTTGTTTCTCTTGATTTTTCTGCCCTTCCTACTTATTTTAAAAGTCTGCACCTGAAGATCGCCTTCAGTTCTCTATATGTGCCTTCTTGTTTGCGGATCTTTCTGAGGGCGTTGAATGGTAAGGTCCGCAATGTTGGTGGGTTTGAAGGTAATGATTCACAAGTTCCTTTGGAGTCAAGTTGTTCTGGAAATGAGTTAGGGGCTAGTGCGCTTCCTATAGTAAAGAGGGACATGGCCTCTGGTACTTTTAAGCCAATGCCAATGGTTGGACGAAATGCTCTTATTGTGCATGGTTTGAGAATGATGAAACATCAAAGAAAACGCAGTTCCCTAAGGCACTCAAGGATCTGGAATCCTTCTCCGCTAGAGTTGCGTGGTGGTGCGTTGAGCTCTGATCAGAATGGTTCACGTATGAAACCTCATCAAGCCAATGGCAATGTACTTAGTTGTAGAGAAGGTATTGATGTCTCAAGTCCTCATGGTTCCAATAAGAGGTTGAGTAAGTCAGTTAAGAGGAGCACTGCTGACCGAATTAAGGAAATAAGGATGAGGGCGGCCCTTGCAAATGTGAAGGACAACATTGATTCTGAACGGTGTAATGTGAATATCCTGGTTACCACAGCTGATCGATGTTGGAGGGTAGTAGGTGCAGAAGTGATGCTGGAATTGTCTAGCACAAATACATGGTGTTTGGCAGTGAAGTCACAGGGCTTtgtacaatacatgcataagcCACAGGAGTTACGACCCCCTGTTGTTAACAGGTTTACTCATGATTATATGTGGAGTGGTGAAGAAGGTTGGAAGCTTGAGTTCATCGATAGGTGGGACTGGCTTGTATTTAAAGAGCTGCATGTGGAATGCCAACAACGTAATGTTGGGGATGTTCCTTCAAAAGTTATACCTGTGCCAGTTGCTCAAGAGGTTCTAAGTTATGAAGATGACACATCGGCTTTGTTTTCACGTCCTGATGCGTATATCATGATgatggctgatgaggttgagagAGCTATGACAAGCGAAGTTTCCTGTTATGATATGGATTCAGGGGATGAAAAGTGGCTTGAGCAGCTAAATGCCAGGTCTCTCAGTGCTGATCTTGATCTCCCATCAGATGATAACTTTGAAAAGATTATATTTGCTTTAGAAAAAGAAGCTTATAGTCATCCTGATGACAATTTTGATTTGGATAAGGCCCTGCATATTTGTCAAGGTTTAGGAAATAGGGATTTGGTGGCAGCTGTTTATGATTATTGGTTAGAAAAGAGGAAACAGAAGGGTGCGGCATTGGTTAAAGTGTTTCAG GGGCAACCTGTGAGGAGACCAAGGCTTCTGCAGCAACATTTCCTTCGGAAGAAGAGATCTTTTAAGAGACAACGGAGCCAAGATGGAAGAGGCAGGATAGATTATTTCTTTGaag ATGGTGCAAAACAAGAGGCACATCGCAGGGTCCAGGACGCGGAAGCTGCAGCTAAAAGAGCTGTTGATGCTGCCATCCGGTTGCGCTCTAGAGCACAATTATACATGGCTAATGCAGAACTAGCAGCCTACAAGTCTGCCATGGCTTTGAAGTTAGCAGAGGCCATCAGCGTGTCGGCTTCACCAGATCTTACATCTTCCATTCTTGAATGA
- the LOC120276524 gene encoding uncharacterized protein LOC120276524, whose product MAALGVVSVSSILGVGRRASSSNSKSLRISCIGWDPEGILGPPKGGHIARLEFKKSLEKDADARESFNRQVREERERRRARREERVVPETNEGLVEYFLDTEARELEFEIAKLRPRLNEEFFDHLRLELGQIRFAVSRTKEMEDRLIELEAMQKVLLEGAEAYDKMQEDLVLVKGRLMKILQSKDRKSTLLEMVERNELNRSVLALLDENIASAVKSNQQEAVAFMESVRASILKYMTI is encoded by the exons ATGGCCGCGCTGGGCGTCGTGTCCGTGAGCTCCATCCTCGGCGTTGGCCGGAGAGCAAGCTCTAGTAACTCCAAGAGTTTAAGGATATCGTGCATCGGATGG GACCCGGAGGGCATCCTTGGTCCGCCAAAGGGTGGGCATATCGCCCGTCTTGAATTCAAGAAGAGTCTTGAGAAGGACGCGGATGCTAGGGAGTCTTTCAACCGCCAGGTTCGGGAGGAGCGGGAGCGGCGTCGGGCACGCCGGGAG GAAAGAGTGGTGCCCGAAACTAATGAAGGGCTGGTGGAGTACTTTCTTGATACTGAAGCTCGGGAGCTCGAGTTTGAAATCGCGAAGTTGAGACCTCG ATTAAATGAAGAATTTTTTGATCACCTGCGACTTGAGCTTGGGCAAATACGCTTTGCGGTGTCTAGAACAAAG GAGATGGAAGACAGACTGATTGAGTTGGAAGCAATGCAAAAGGTTTTATTGGAGGGAGCAG AAGCATACGACAAAATGCAGGAAGACCTTGTATTAGTGAAGGGACGACTCATGAAAATATTGCAGTCCAAAGATAGGAAATCAACT TTGCTTGAGATGGTTGAGCGGAATGAGCTGAATAGATCAGTACTGGCTCTTCTTGATGAAAACATAGCAAGTGCAGTCAAAAGCAATCAG CAAGAAGCAGTAGCTTTCATGGAGAGTGTCCGTGCTTCAATTCTGAAATACATGACAATATAA